One Xenopus tropicalis strain Nigerian chromosome 8, UCB_Xtro_10.0, whole genome shotgun sequence genomic window carries:
- the ctxnd1 gene encoding cortexin domain-containing 1, translating to MDDPTLLPLVDVDKGFAIALFLLLCVFLAMMIVRCARLIMDPYKDIPNSMWEDQ from the coding sequence ATGGATGACCCCACCTTGCTGCCCCTTGTGGATGTGGATAAGGGATTCGCTATCGCCCTCTTCCTGCTCCTCTGTGTGTTTCTTGCCATGATGATCGTCCGCTGTGCGAGGCTCATAATGGACCCCTACAAGGACATCCCCAATTCCATGTGGGAAGACCAATAA